Proteins encoded together in one Rhodothermales bacterium window:
- a CDS encoding DUF59 domain-containing protein: MIDSGSEHLNESGAPAPVQEADVVEVMRTIYDPEIPVNIYDLGLIYETTVNPDNSVLVRMTLTAPNCPVADILPAEVETRIRRLEGVTDVRVILTFDPPYTMEMMSEEARLELGLL; this comes from the coding sequence ATGATTGATTCTGGTAGTGAACACTTGAATGAGTCCGGAGCGCCGGCCCCTGTTCAGGAAGCGGACGTCGTAGAGGTCATGCGGACCATTTATGATCCGGAAATCCCGGTCAATATCTACGACCTGGGCTTGATATACGAGACGACCGTCAACCCGGACAACAGTGTCCTCGTTCGAATGACACTGACGGCTCCCAATTGCCCTGTGGCGGACATCCTCCCCGCCGAGGTGGAGACCCGGATTCGCAGACTCGAGGGAGTGACTGACGTTCGGGTCATTCTCACATTCGATCCGCCGTATACCATGGAGATGATGTCTGAGGAAGCACGCCTGGAGCTTGGCCTGTTGTAG
- a CDS encoding SufE family protein — MTIEQRAETIVSDFALFDDWIGRYEYLIELGGALTPIDEEHKTDEYRVRGCQSQVWLRPEVRDGLVFFAADSDAIITRGLVALLVKVFDGQTPAAIAGASMDFLEEIGMNEHLSSTRKNGLASMVNRIKDYATQLLSND, encoded by the coding sequence ATGACGATCGAGCAGCGCGCGGAAACCATTGTGTCGGATTTCGCCCTGTTTGATGACTGGATCGGACGGTACGAATACCTGATTGAACTCGGAGGAGCGCTCACGCCAATCGACGAAGAGCACAAGACGGACGAGTACAGGGTCCGTGGATGCCAATCGCAGGTATGGCTCAGACCTGAAGTTCGAGACGGCCTCGTTTTCTTTGCGGCTGATAGCGATGCCATCATCACCCGGGGGCTGGTCGCGTTGCTGGTGAAGGTTTTTGACGGTCAGACGCCGGCCGCCATCGCCGGCGCCAGTATGGATTTTTTGGAAGAGATTGGTATGAACGAGCATCTTTCGTCGACCCGCAAGAATGGTCTGGCGTCGATGGTCAATCGAATCAAGGACTACGCAACTCAGCTTCTTTCCAATGATTGA